The window TTGGCATGGTGCCGATCTCAGAAGAAGAAGTCTCGCAGGAAGACGTCGAAAACGTAGTGCATACTGCGAAGTCTGTGCGCGTTCGCGATGAGCATCGTGTGCTGCATGTGATCCCACAGGAGTATGCGATCGACTACCAGGAAGGGATTAAAAATCCGGTAGGGCTTTCCGGCGTACGTATGCAGGCAAAAGTGCACTTGATCACATGTCACAACGATATGGCGAAGAACATTGTCAAAGCCGTGGAACGTTGTGGTCTTAAAGTTGACCAACTGATTTTCGCCGGTCTGGCGGCAAGCTATTCCGTGCTGACCGAAGACGAACGTGAGCTGGGCGTCTGTGTGGTGGATATCGGTGGTGGTACCATGGACATGGCTGTCTATACCGGCGGTGCGCTGCGCCACACCAAAGTTATCCCGTATGCGGGTAACGTGGTGACCAGCGATATCGCTTACGCCTTTGGCACGCCACCGAGCGATGCAGAGGCGATTAAGGTGCGCCACGGTTGTGCACTGGGCTCCATTGTGGGCAAAGATGAGAGCGTTGAAGTGCCAAGCGTCGGTGGACGTCCACCTCGCAGCCTGCAGCGCCAGACGTTAGCCGAGGTGATTGAGCCGCGTTATACCGAGCTGCTCAACCTGGTCAACGAAGAGATTTTGCAGTTACAGGAACAGCTTCGCCAACAGGGTGTCAAACACCATCTTGCGGCGGGGATTGTATTAACCGGCGGCGCGGCGCAAATTGAAGGTCTTGCGGCCTGTGCTCAGCGCGTGTTCCATACGCAGGTGCGCATCGGTGCCCCGCTGAACATCACCGGTTTAACGGATTATGCGCAGGAGCCGTATTACTCAACGGCCGTGGGCTTGCTTCATTACGGGAAAGAAACGCATCTCAGTGGTGAAGCAGAAGTAGAAAAACGCGCGTCGGTAGGTTCGTGGTTCAAACGAATCAATACCTGGCTGCGAAAAGAATTTTAATTTTAGTAAGAGACCGGCGAGAATTAACGGTTTCGGGCGACAGGCACAAAACGGAGAGAAACTATGTTTGAACCTATGGAACTGACCAACGACGCGGTGATTAAAGTCATCGGCGTCGGTGGCGGCGGCGGTAATGCTGTAGAGCATATGGTGCGCGAGCGCATCGAAGGTGTTGAGTTCTTCGCGGTGAACACCGATGCGCAGGCACTGCGTAAGACGGCGGTTGGCCAGACGATCCAAATCGGTGGCGGCATCACCAAAGGGCTGGGCGCTGGGGCAAACCCGGAAGTCGGCCGTAATGCTGCAGAAGAAGATCGTGAAGCCCTACGTGCTGCGCTTGATGGTGCAGACATGGTGTTTATCGCCGCGGGCATGGGCGGTGGTACCGGAACCGGTGCTGCGCCAGTGGTTGCTGAAGTCGCAAAAGATTTAGGTATCCTGACGGTTGCTGTCGTGACTAAGCCTTTCAACTTTGAAGGCAAAAAGCGTATGGCGTTTGCCGAGCAGGGTATCACCGAGCTGTCCAAACACGTGGACTCGCTGATCACTATCCCGAACGACAAGCTGCTGAAAGTGCTGGGCCGTGGCATCTCTCTGCTGGACGCTTTTGGCGCGGCGAACGATGTTCTTAAAGGCGCAGTACAGGGTATCGCAGAGCTGATCACCCGTCCTGGTCTGATGAACGTCGACTTTGCTGACGTGCGCACCGTGATGTCCGAAATGGGTTACGCGATGATGGGCTCCGGCGTGGCGAAAGGCGAAGACCGTGCAGAAGAAGCCGCTGAAATGGCCATCTCTTCTCCGTTGCTGGAAGATATCGATCTGTCTGGCGCGCGCGGCGTGCTGGTCAACATCACCGCTGGCTTCGATCTGCGTCTGGATGAGTTCGAAACCGTGGGTAACACCATCCGTGCGTTCGCCTCTGACAACGCCACCGTGGTAATCGGTACTTCCCTTGATCCGGAAATGAACGATGAGCTGCGTGTAACGGTTGTGGCTACCGGTATCGGCATGGACAAGCGTCCTGAGATCACCCTGGTGACCAACAAACCTGCTCAGCAGCCGGTCATGGATCGT of the Leclercia sp. AS011 genome contains:
- the ftsA gene encoding cell division protein FtsA, encoding MIKATDRKLVVGLEIGTAKVAALVGEVLPDGMVNIIGVGSCPSRGMDKGGVNDLESVVKCVQRAIDQAELMADCQISSVYLALSGKHISCQNEIGMVPISEEEVSQEDVENVVHTAKSVRVRDEHRVLHVIPQEYAIDYQEGIKNPVGLSGVRMQAKVHLITCHNDMAKNIVKAVERCGLKVDQLIFAGLAASYSVLTEDERELGVCVVDIGGGTMDMAVYTGGALRHTKVIPYAGNVVTSDIAYAFGTPPSDAEAIKVRHGCALGSIVGKDESVEVPSVGGRPPRSLQRQTLAEVIEPRYTELLNLVNEEILQLQEQLRQQGVKHHLAAGIVLTGGAAQIEGLAACAQRVFHTQVRIGAPLNITGLTDYAQEPYYSTAVGLLHYGKETHLSGEAEVEKRASVGSWFKRINTWLRKEF
- the ftsZ gene encoding cell division protein FtsZ encodes the protein MFEPMELTNDAVIKVIGVGGGGGNAVEHMVRERIEGVEFFAVNTDAQALRKTAVGQTIQIGGGITKGLGAGANPEVGRNAAEEDREALRAALDGADMVFIAAGMGGGTGTGAAPVVAEVAKDLGILTVAVVTKPFNFEGKKRMAFAEQGITELSKHVDSLITIPNDKLLKVLGRGISLLDAFGAANDVLKGAVQGIAELITRPGLMNVDFADVRTVMSEMGYAMMGSGVAKGEDRAEEAAEMAISSPLLEDIDLSGARGVLVNITAGFDLRLDEFETVGNTIRAFASDNATVVIGTSLDPEMNDELRVTVVATGIGMDKRPEITLVTNKPAQQPVMDRYQPHGMAPLTQEQKPAAKVVNDNTTQTQKEPDYLDIPAFLRKQAD